In Candidatus Latescibacterota bacterium, the DNA window ATAAAGTGAGTAATGCGCCGCGCGGGATGACAGTTTGTCAGAGCCTGCCGGGGGACGCGGGGTCGGGGATCTAAAAGGATCAAGCTTTTACTGATATGGATAACAGAGGCCGGGCTGGTGAGCCCGGCCTCTGTCTGTCTGATAAATATGTCCATTTCATCTATTTTTTCTCCATGACTTGACAGATTCGCTATATAGGACTATATTAGTCCTAGAAGGAGGGTCCTGCGACATGGGGCGGAACAGGGGCCGCCCGAATGGAGCCGGACCCTCCTGAACCGGCTTCGATGATATTCATGTTGAAGATCAGTTACGATATTTCAGGAACGGCCAGGAAGGCTGAGATCCGGTGGTCAGGGACGAACGGATGCTGAAAGGATCCACGGCTGATTAATACTAAATATCTTAAATAACTATAGTCAATACTGGCTGGAATATGTATATTTTATAAGATTGTAGGTAAATTGTAGCGATGTCTCTTGACAGATAAGCGCTTTTGGTTTATAACTATTATAGGGTGATAATGGTTATTGTTTAGATTGTAGCAGTAGAGAGAGGGCCCCGTTATGCAGCCGATCTTTGAACGACTTAAGGAAAAAGGGCTTACCCTTACACCGCAGCGTATGGCTATCGTCGAATGCCTGGTCGGAAATACCACTCATCCTACGGTGGATGAGATCTATTCCGAGATCAAGGAAAGATATCCGACGATGTCAAAAGCCACAGTATATTCAACTCTGAAAGTTCTTAAAGATCTGGATGAGGTCCAGGAGCTTTCTATAAGAAAACGCGGTGAGGTCTGCTTCGATCCTACTCCCGGGATGCATCACCATTTCATGTGTACAGAATGTGGTAATGTACTGGACATAGCACTTGATTGTCCGGAGAAATGTCCCATAATGGCGGTCGATACGATACAGGGCCACAAGGTACAGGAGATTCAGGCATACCTTTACGGAGTATGTTTTGAGTGCACTTCGAAAAACGCCTGATCAATCACGGTGGCCCGGACAGCT includes these proteins:
- a CDS encoding transcriptional repressor; this encodes MQPIFERLKEKGLTLTPQRMAIVECLVGNTTHPTVDEIYSEIKERYPTMSKATVYSTLKVLKDLDEVQELSIRKRGEVCFDPTPGMHHHFMCTECGNVLDIALDCPEKCPIMAVDTIQGHKVQEIQAYLYGVCFECTSKNA